The following are encoded together in the Desulfococcus multivorans genome:
- a CDS encoding transposase translates to MDHSSIVSQSQDPVHVQNKIDDFFGRFKIATLMHRCGVRKHHGHSVRSLTKAIFTLPFVGKNFFRGIVLNNELPFGKDAAYELLKGQTYNWRRLLLSLGLRLFGVFNRLTNDERESVLIIDDSPYDRSRSKWVELLARVWDHSTGRFLKGFRMLTICWPDGTSCLPMDFALLSSSDAEKRLCDSQKALDKRCCAYQRRKEATEKATSHLETMVKRILSAGVSAKYLLMDSWFTMPATVTTLAEHIKIIGMVKKSPKIHYTFNGQSLNLMAIYRRLKKRRGRAKILASTRVMLNDSVAAKPVFVRDKRKKDWLALLSTDTKLADEDIKPATKHPNRISPKTACSL, encoded by the coding sequence ATGGACCATAGCAGCATCGTCTCCCAATCGCAAGACCCTGTTCACGTTCAAAACAAAATCGATGACTTCTTTGGCCGTTTTAAAATCGCAACTCTCATGCACCGATGTGGAGTGCGTAAACATCACGGCCACAGTGTTCGCTCTTTGACAAAAGCCATATTCACACTGCCCTTTGTCGGTAAGAACTTCTTCCGCGGCATCGTGCTCAACAACGAATTGCCTTTCGGCAAAGACGCCGCCTACGAGTTACTCAAGGGCCAGACCTACAATTGGCGTCGGCTGCTGCTTTCTCTGGGCCTGCGGCTGTTTGGTGTTTTCAACCGGCTGACCAACGATGAACGCGAATCGGTGCTCATCATTGATGACAGCCCGTATGACCGATCCCGCTCCAAGTGGGTGGAACTGCTCGCAAGAGTCTGGGATCACAGCACCGGCCGCTTTTTGAAAGGCTTTCGGATGCTCACCATCTGCTGGCCGGATGGAACCAGTTGTCTTCCGATGGATTTTGCCCTGTTGTCTTCCTCGGATGCCGAAAAGCGCTTGTGCGACAGCCAAAAGGCCCTGGATAAGCGCTGCTGCGCATACCAGCGCCGCAAAGAAGCTACCGAAAAGGCAACATCGCATCTTGAAACCATGGTAAAGCGAATTCTCTCAGCGGGTGTTTCTGCCAAATACCTGCTGATGGACAGCTGGTTTACGATGCCGGCAACCGTTACCACATTGGCTGAGCACATCAAGATCATCGGCATGGTGAAAAAGTCGCCTAAGATTCACTACACCTTCAATGGTCAGTCCTTGAATCTGATGGCCATCTACCGGCGGCTTAAAAAACGCCGTGGCCGCGCCAAGATCCTGGCCAGTACCCGTGTCATGCTCAATGATTCGGTTGCAGCCAAGCCGGTGTTCGTACGCGACAAACGAAAAAAAGATTGGCTGGCGCTGCTGTCAACCGACACTAAGTTGGCCGATGAGGATATTAAACCGGCAACTAAACATCCAAACCGAATCAGCCCAAAAACCGCCTGTTCCTTGTGA
- the tnpC gene encoding IS66 family transposase, translated as MKLNAIDVEETVKNTRRLLGEDQNVSPALKAAVELLLLLVALLLNRLGLNSSNSSKPPASDPNRKKKEKAPGANKRGGQPGHNGTTLKRVEKPDVIKDIPLDPATLPKGNYKEAGYDARQVIDIDISQIVTEYRAQILEDANGKRYTAPFPEGVNRPVQYGINLKAHSVYLSQYQLIPYNRIEETFLDQAGIPVGGGSIFNFNEEAYEKLEAFDAIARSKLINSDVCHADETGINIDGKRRWLHCVSNDDWTYFLPHEKRGVDAMNEMGILPNFHGILCHDHWKPYFKFDCEHALCNAHHLRELQRAWEQDHQEWARDTRALLLEINKAVDDAGGQLTPGASLEFRLRYRKLLEEAQKECPPPDESQKNGKRGRLKRSKARNLLERLIDYENETLRFMDDERVPFTNNQGENDIRMTKVQQKISGCFRSMKGAAIFCRVRSYLSTCRKHGVRASIALRLLFEGKLPDFLNE; from the coding sequence GTGAAGTTAAACGCAATAGATGTCGAAGAAACGGTCAAAAATACAAGGCGCTTGCTGGGCGAGGATCAAAACGTATCTCCTGCCCTGAAAGCAGCCGTCGAACTTTTGCTGCTTCTCGTGGCGCTATTGCTGAATCGTTTGGGGCTCAACAGCAGTAACAGCAGCAAACCGCCGGCATCTGATCCGAATCGGAAGAAGAAGGAAAAAGCTCCCGGCGCAAACAAGCGCGGCGGCCAACCCGGACACAACGGTACAACCCTGAAAAGGGTTGAAAAGCCTGATGTCATCAAGGACATCCCATTGGATCCCGCCACCTTGCCCAAAGGAAACTATAAGGAGGCGGGATATGACGCCAGACAGGTTATCGATATCGACATCTCGCAGATCGTAACAGAATACCGGGCACAAATTCTTGAGGATGCCAACGGCAAGCGATATACAGCCCCGTTCCCCGAGGGTGTGAATCGACCCGTTCAATACGGCATCAACCTAAAAGCCCATTCGGTCTATCTGTCCCAGTATCAGTTGATCCCGTATAATCGGATCGAAGAGACGTTTCTGGATCAGGCAGGAATCCCGGTCGGCGGCGGCTCGATTTTCAACTTCAATGAAGAGGCTTATGAAAAGCTTGAAGCCTTCGATGCGATAGCAAGGTCAAAGCTGATCAACTCCGACGTCTGCCATGCCGACGAAACCGGTATCAATATCGACGGAAAAAGACGCTGGCTCCATTGTGTTTCCAATGACGACTGGACCTATTTCCTTCCTCATGAAAAAAGAGGGGTTGATGCAATGAATGAAATGGGAATCCTGCCCAATTTTCATGGGATACTTTGCCACGACCACTGGAAGCCGTATTTCAAGTTCGACTGCGAGCACGCCTTGTGCAACGCTCACCATCTGCGGGAATTGCAAAGAGCATGGGAGCAGGACCATCAGGAGTGGGCGAGGGATACCAGGGCATTGCTTCTGGAGATTAACAAGGCAGTGGATGATGCCGGAGGTCAGCTGACTCCGGGAGCCTCACTGGAATTCAGACTCCGGTACAGGAAGCTGCTGGAAGAAGCCCAAAAGGAGTGTCCGCCACCGGATGAAAGCCAAAAAAATGGAAAGCGGGGTCGCCTCAAACGATCAAAGGCAAGAAACCTTCTTGAGCGGCTCATCGATTACGAAAATGAGACGCTCCGATTCATGGACGACGAGAGAGTTCCTTTCACCAACAATCAAGGTGAAAACGATATCCGGATGACCAAGGTCCAGCAAAAGATATCGGGATGCTTTCGTTCCATGAAAGGTGCGGCTATTTTCTGCCGTGTAAGAAGTTATCTTTCAACATGCAGAAAGCATGGCGTGAGGGCAAGCATTGCATTACGCCTTTTGTTTGAGGGCAAACTGCCCGACTTCCTGAACGAGTAG
- the mads1 gene encoding methylation-associated defense system helix-turn-helix domain-containing protein MAD1: protein MEDRWLSVDEIGTYLGVKRDTIYKWISEKTMPAHRVGRLWKFKKDEVDSWIKTGGAADRNKKDSEE, encoded by the coding sequence ATGGAAGACAGATGGTTGTCTGTGGACGAAATCGGGACCTATCTTGGTGTCAAGCGAGATACTATTTACAAATGGATCAGCGAAAAAACCATGCCGGCCCATAGAGTAGGCCGTCTTTGGAAATTCAAAAAAGATGAGGTGGATAGCTGGATTAAAACCGGCGGGGCAGCAGACCGGAATAAGAAAGATTCTGAAGAATGA